GGAGCCCGCTCCGCGAATAGAATCGTGGTTCCCCGGTGAACCTTCATATAATGCAATTGATGAGTTAAAGTTTTTTACTATACTTTTGTACATATCATATTCTCTTCTCAACCCGGCTTCAGCCATATCGCCTGGATTTGCAACAAATTTTGGTGCCGGGCTCATACTATTTACCATTGTAACCGCTGCCTGTGCACGCGGATTTGTATACCCTGTGGGATAAAGTATATGGGTATCCGTAAAAACCAGAAATTGAAAATCTGCGTATACAATAGATGATATACACAAAAGAATCGTTAATACACAAAAACACATTTTCTTCCCGAACATCTGAACTTCCTCCCATGTCATCATAAAAATAAACGGTTTATTAACTTTTAATATACAAGTATATCCACTAGGCACGATAAAAGTCAAGAACGGTATCACCATAACGTTCAGACCGGAACAATGCCAGGGTTCCAACAGAACCAGGTAATTTTTCAGTATCATGATGCTGAACTATGACCCACGCACCGGGACGAAATATTTTTAGCACGGATATTATCTCCACGGTATTCACTCCAAGTTTAACAAACGCGCCGGTATCATCATGATACGGCGTCCCGGCAAAAATTATGTTAAATTCATATGGAATAAACAACCTAGGGTCAACCGTCCGCGGTAAAACTTCAGCTTCTTCTGGAACCCTTATCCCGCAAAGTTGAAGATTCTGTGTAATTATTCGCACAGACCGGCGGTTATTATCTACAAACACAGCTTTTTTTGCACCCCGGGATAACGCTTCAATCCCCACACTCCCGCTACCGGCATAGAGGTCAAGAAACATTGCACCGCGCAGTTTCGGCGTCATAATATCGAACAACGATTTTTTTATACGTGAAAGTATCGGCCGGACTTCAAGCCCAGGCAAAGTCTTCAATTGCCGTCGTATATATTTCCCTGCGATTATGCG
This genomic window from Elusimicrobiota bacterium contains:
- the rsmD gene encoding 16S rRNA (guanine(966)-N(2))-methyltransferase RsmD, encoding MLRIIAGKYIRRQLKTLPGLEVRPILSRIKKSLFDIMTPKLRGAMFLDLYAGSGSVGIEALSRGAKKAVFVDNNRRSVRIITQNLQLCGIRVPEEAEVLPRTVDPRLFIPYEFNIIFAGTPYHDDTGAFVKLGVNTVEIISVLKIFRPGAWVIVQHHDTEKLPGSVGTLALFRSERYGDTVLDFYRA